In the genome of Pongo pygmaeus isolate AG05252 chromosome 9, NHGRI_mPonPyg2-v2.0_pri, whole genome shotgun sequence, one region contains:
- the LOC129007448 gene encoding olfactory receptor 5AP2, which produces MMRLMKEVQGRNQTEVTEFLLLGLSDNPDLQGVLFALFLLIYMATMVGNLGMIVLIKIDLCLHTPMYFFLSSLSFVDASYSSLVTPKMLVNLMAENKAISFHGCAAQFYFFGSFLGTECFLLAMMAYDLYAAIWNPLLYPVLMSGRICFLLIAASFLAGFGNAAIHTGMTFRLSFWGSNRINHFYCDTPPLLKLSCSDTHVNGIVIMAFSSFNVISCVMIVLISYLCIFIAILKMPSLEGKHKAFSTCASHLMAVTIFFGTILFMYLRPTSSYSMEQDKVVSVFYTVIIPMLNPLIYSLKNKDVKKALKKILRKHIL; this is translated from the coding sequence ATGATGAGACTTATGAAAGAGGTTCAAGGCAGAAATCAAACAGAAGTGACAGAATTTCTCCTCTTAGGACTTTCCGACAATCCAGATCTACAAGGGGTCCTCTTTGCATTGTTTCTGTTAATCTATATGGCAACCATGGTGGGCAATTTGGGGATGATTGTATTGATTAAGATTGATCTCTGTCTCCACACCCCCATGTATTTCTTTCTCAGTAGCCTTTCTTTTGTAGATGCCTCTTACTCTTCTTTGGTCACTCCCAAGATGCTGGTGAACCTCATGGCTGAGAATAAggccatttcttttcatggatgtGCTGCCCAGTTCTACTTCTTTGGCTCCTTCCTGGGGACTGAGTGCTTCCTGTTGGCCATGATGGCATATGACCTCTATGCAGCCATTTGGAACCCCCTGCTCTACCCAGTTCTCATGTCTGGGAGAATTTGCTTTTTGCTAATAGCTGCCTCCTTCTTAGCAGGTTTTGGAAATGCAGCCATACATACAGGGATGACTTTTAGATTGTCCTTTTGGGGTTCTAATAGGATCAACCATTTCTACTGTGACACCCCACCACTGCTCAAACTCTCTTGCTCTGATACCCACGTCAATGGCATTGTGATCATGGCTTTCTCAAGTTTTAATGTCATCAGCTGTGTTATGATTGTCCTCATTTCCTACCTGTGTATCTTCATTGCCATCTTGAAGATGCCTTCGTTAGAGGGCAAGCACAAAGCCTTCTCCACCTGTGCCTCTCACCTCATGGCTGTCACCATATTCTTTGGAACAATCCTCTTCATGTACTTGCGCCCTACATCTAGCTACTCAATGGAACAAGATAAGGTTGTCTCTGTCTTTTATACAGTAATAATCCCTATGCTAAATCCCCTCatctatagtttaaaaaataaggatgTAAAAAAGGCCCTAAAGAAGATCTTACGGAAACACATCTTGTAG
- the LOC129007449 gene encoding olfactory receptor 5AP2-like has protein sequence MKNFTPVSGFILLGFKDHPELQCLLFVLFLLIYMITVVGNLGMILLIKIDSHLHTPMYFFLSNLSLVDFCYSSVIAPNMLINFWVENPVISFNECATQFFFFGSFAGIEGFLLAVMAYDRYVAICKPLLYTVLMFPHLSALLVLATYLSGFVNASIHTGFTFQLSFCCSNIINHFYCDIPPLLKLSCSDAHVNEVVIFAFASFNELSCLLLILVSYLYILAAILRIHSAEGRHKAFSTCASHLVVTTIFFGTILFMYLHPSSSYSMDQD, from the coding sequence ATGAAAAACTTTACACCAGTGTCTGGATTTATTCTCCTGGGGTTCAAGGATCACCCAGAATTAcagtgtcttctttttgtgttgtTTCTTCTCATCTATATGATCACCGTTGTTGGAAATCTTGGTATGATTCTATTAATCAAGATTGATTCACATCTCCATACTCCAATGTACTTTTTCCTCAGTAACTTGTCCCTTGTTGACTTCTGTTATTCTTCTGTCATTGCCCCTAATATGCTGATAAATTTCTGGGTGGAGAACCCAGTCATTTCATTTAATGAATGTGCCACTCAATTCTTCTTTTTTGGCTCCTTTGCTGGCATTGAGGGTTTTCTGTTGGCTGTCATGGCCTATGACCGTtatgtggccatctgcaagcctcTGCTTTATACAGTCCTGATGTTCCCCCACCTCAGTGCCCTCCTGGTGTTAGCCACGTATCTTTCAGGCTTTGTAAATGCTTCCATTCACACTGGCTTCACCTTCCAGCTGTCATTCTGCTGCTCCAATATCATTAACcatttttattgtgatattccACCCCTCCTGAAACTCTCTTGTTCTGATGCACACGTCAATGAGGTTGTCATTTTTGCCTTTGCCAGTTTTAATGAATTGAGTTGTCTCCTACTGATTCTTGTTTCCTATCTCTACATCCTTGCTGCCATCTTGAGGATTCACTCTGCAGAAGGGAGGCACAAGGCCTTCTCCACCTGTGCTTCCCACTTGGTGGTGACCACTATCTTCTTTGGGACAATCCTGTTCATGTATCTGCATCCCAGCTCCAGCTACTCAATGGATCAAGACTAA
- the LOC129008598 gene encoding olfactory receptor 5M5-like translates to MKIKIDPKCNDTEVTQFILLGLTSQPELQPILFVVFLLIYLITLTGNFGMIFLIRFTPQLQTPMYFFLTHLACVDIFYSTNVSPQMLVNFLSEKKTISYAGCLAQCFVFVTLLLTEYYMLGAMAYDCYMAICNPLHYSSKMSRAVCICLLTFPYFWGSMVGTMQVILTSHLSFCGPNTINHFYCADPPLLMLTCSDTYIKQTALFVSAGINLTVSLLIILISYIFIFITIMRIRSSEGQCKAFSTCGSHLTAVTMFYGSLFCMYLRPANELSVEQGKMVVVVCIFVSPMLNPFIYSLRNKDVKQALKRVFMRNLGKTKKNSVTTVSQ, encoded by the coding sequence ATGAAGATAAAGATAGATCCCAAATGCAATGACACGGAGGTAACTCAATTTATTCTGCTGGGACTGACTAGCCAGCCAGAGCTGCAGCCTATACTTTTTGTGGTATTTCTCCTGATTTACCTCATCACCCTGACCGGGAACTTTGGGATGATTTTCCTAATCAGATTCACTCCTCAGCTCCAAACCCCCATGTATTTTTTCCTTACTCATTTAGCATGTGTGGATATTTTTTACTCCACTAATGTCTCTCCGCAGATGCTTGTTAATTTCTTATCTGAGAAGAAGACCATTTCCTACGCTGGGTGTCTGGCCCAGTGTTTTGTCTTTGTGACTCTGCTCCTTACTGAGTATTACATGCTTGGTGCCATGGCCTATGACTGCTACATGGCAATCTGCAATCCCCTACATTACAGCAGCAAAATGTCCAGAGCAGTTTGCATCTGCCTGCTGACTTTCCCCTACTTCTGGGGTTCTATGGTGGGCACGATGCAAGTAATACTGACCTCTCACTTGTCCTTTTGTGGACCCAACACCATCAACCATTTCTACTGTGCTGACCCACCCCTCTTAATGTTGACATGTTCTGACACTTACATAAAACAAACTGCCTTGTTTGTGTCAGCAGGGATTAACCTCACAGTTTCCCTGCTCATCATTCTCATCtcctacattttcattttcatcaccATTATGAGGATCCGTTCCAGTGAAGGGCAGTGCAAAGCCTTCTCCACCTGCGGCTCCCACCTGACAGCTGTCACTATGTTCTATGGGTCCCTATTCTGCATGTACCTGAGACCAGCAAATGAGCTGTCTGTTGAGCAAGggaaaatggtggtggtggtttgtatttttgtgaGTCCCATGCTGAACCCATTTATCTACAGCTTGAGAAACAAGGATGTGAAACAGGCCTTGAAAAGAGTGTTTATGAGAAACCTTGGTAAGACGAAGAAAAATTCAGTAACTACAGTttcccaataa
- the LOC129008599 gene encoding olfactory receptor 5M11-like → MGSPRASSLVLVAEKWHVLLLLLVLVRDAKNVLCGEHVRGEKRYGHNTFKAELQPLLFVVFLVIYLITVITIMSFLIRSDSTLHTPVYLFLNYLSFVDLYYATDITPQMQMLVNFFSKRKTISFIGCFVQFHLFIALVITDYHMLTVMVYDHYMAICNPSLYGSKMSRCVCLCLTAAPYIYGSANGLVQVILMLCLFFYEPNEINHFYYAEPPLLVIACLDTYVKETAMFVVAGSNLICPLTIIFISYTFIFTDILRICTAEGRHNAFSTCGSHVTAVTVFYGTLFCMCLRPPSEASVEQAKIVAVFYIFVSPTLNPLIYRLRNKDVKRTIKEVIQKKLFAK, encoded by the exons ATGGGAAGTCCCCGAGCTTCCAGCCTGGTCCTTGTGGCCGAAAAATGGcatgttttgcttttgcttttggttCTTGTTCGTGACGCCAAAAATGTTCTGTGTGGGGAACATGTGAGGGGAGAGAAAAGATACGGACACAATACGTTTAAGG CTGAGCTTCAGCCCCTTCTTTTTGTGGTATTCTTAGTCATCTACCTTATCACAGTAATTACAAT CATGAGCTTCTTAATCAGAAGTGATTCAACACTACACACTCCAGTGTACTTGTTCCTCAATTATCTCTCCTTTGTAGATCTCTATTATGCCACCGATATCACTCCTCAGATGCAGatgctggttaattttttttccaagagaaaaACCATTTCCTTTATTGGTTGCTTTGTCCAATTTCACCTTTTCATTGCACTGGTGATCACAGATTATCATATGCTCACAGTGATGGTGTATGACCACTACATGGCCATCTGCAACCCTTCGTTATATGGAAGCAAAATGTCCAGGTGTGTCTGCCTCTGTCTCACTGCTGCTCCCTATATTTATGGCTCTGCAAATGGTCTGGTACAGGTCATCCTGATGCTTTGTCTGTTCTTCTATGAACCCAAT GAGATCAACCATTTTTATTATGCAGAACCACCCCTCTTAGTCATCGCTTGCTTGGATACTTATGTCAAAGAAACTGCCATGTTCGTGGTGGCTGGTTCCAACCTCATCTGCCCTCTCACTATCATCTTTATTTCCTACACTTTCATCTTCACAGACATTCTGCGTATCTGTACTGCTGAGGGAAGGCACAACGCCTTCTCCACCTGCGGGTCCCATGTGACTGCCGTCACTGTCTTTTATGGAACGCTGTTTTGCATGTGCCTGAGGCCCCCTTCTGAGGCATCTGTAGAACAGGCGAAAATTGTAGCTGTTTTTTATATCTTTGTGAGTCCTACGTTAAACCCATTGATCTACCGTCTGAGGAATAAAGATGTTAAAAGAACAATAAAGGAAGTTATCCAAAAGAAACTGTTTGCTAAGTAA